TCCCTGGTGCGCGCTGGCGTTAATCACCAAGAGCCAGCGCTCGGAAAGCAAAATTTGTAACTGCCTTTCACCTTGTTCCCACTGTTGCGGGGTTAAGGGTTGCCCGTTGATATCCAGCCATTGAACGACGTTGTCGCCCTCCTGCCACCAACCTTCCTGCTGTAACGCCGGCAGGGTACGGCGCAGATGGATCAGCCCGGCGGTAAACCGGAGCAGAGCCTGATCGACGTTATCCCAGTGCAGCCAGGTCAGTTCGTTATCCTGACAATAGGCATTGTTGTTACCCTGCTGACTGTGCCCCTGTTCATCACCCGCCAGCAGCATGGGGGTTCCCTGCGATAGCAGCAGCGTCGTCAGCAATGCCCGCTGGCTGGCCTGACGCCGGCGCTGTGTCTCCTCATCGGCATCCAGCCCTTCCGTCCCGTGATTATTGCTGAAGTTGCTGTCGGTGCCGTCGCGGTTGCCTTCACCGTTGGCGTCATTGTGTTTATGGTTAAAACAGACCAGATCGCGCAGCGTAAAACCGTCGTGCGCGGTCAGTTTGTTGATAGAGGCATAAGGCAGGCGTTCATGGTGCCGGAAGATATCGCTGGAGGCGGCAAAACGACGGGCGAAATCGCCGAGGCAAACATCGCCATGCAGCCAGAAGCGCCGCATATCGTCACGATACCGATCGCTCCATTCGGCAAACGGCGCAGGGAACCGACCCAATTGATAACCCCCGTTGCCGATGTCCCACGGTTCGGCAATCAGTTTGCAGCCTTGCAAACGCCCGTCATTTTTGATGGCGATCAGTAGCGGCGCGGAAGCATTGAAATCGGGCGTGCGTCCCAGCACGGTCGCCAAATCAAAACGAAAACCGTCGACATGACAGGCTTCACGCCAGAAGCACAGACATGCCATTACCCAGGCCGCCACCGCGGGATGATTAAGGCGCAGCGCGTTGCCGCAGCCGGTCCAGTTGTGGTATTCGCCCTGTTCGGTCAGCCAGTAATAGCTACGGTTATCAATGCCGCGCAGGGAAAGCGTCGGCCCTGCCGCATCCAGTTCGGCGCTGTGGTTGAACACCACATCGAGAATGACTTCAATGCCCGCGTTATGCAGGGCTTTTACCGTATCGCGAAATTCATTCAGCGCATCGTCACCGGCCGCCAGGCTGTTATCCACGGCGAACGGCAGCAGCACGTTGTAACCCCAGTAGTTACGCAACCCCCTCTGCTGTAGCCGTGGTTCATCCGCGTGTTGCTGAACGGGCAATAACTCCAGCGCCGTCACGCCCAGCGTTTTCAGATAGTCGATCATCACGGGGTGGCCCAGCGCCGCGTAACTGCCGCGCATGGCTTCGGGAATATCAGGGTGTAATTGCGTCAGCCCGCGCACATGGGCCTCATAAATTACCGTCTGGCTCCACGGCGTCTGCGGATAACGGTCGTCCTGCCAGTCGTAATCCTCTGCGATGACGACACACTTCGCCATCACGCCGGCGCTGTCTCGTTCATCACGCCGATCAAGTCCGCCGTGCAGACAATCGTTATCGGCTACCCAGCCATCCAGCAGGCGGGCACAGGGATCAAGCAGCAGCTTATGCGGATTAAACCGCAACCCCGCGGCGGGCTCAAACGGCCCCGACACCCGAAACCCATAGCGCAGACCGGGCTTCGCGCCGGGAAGAAAGCCATGCCAGATATCCCCGCTGCGATGCGTTAATTCCAGCCGTTGCTCCTGTTGCCGTTCATCGAACAGGCACAGTTCGACCCGTTCGGCATCGGCCGAAAACAAGGCGAAATTAACCCCTTCGCCATCATAGCTTGACCCCAACGGGGCGGGCCTGCCCGCTTGCAATACCGTCATTTAAGCCTCCTTCACCAGATACAGCGTGGCCAGGGGAGGAAGCGTTAACGACAGTGACTGGGGGCGTTGATGGCTGCCGATATGTTCGCTCTCCACCAGCCCTTCGTTGCCCAGATTAGTGCCGCGATAGTAACCGGAATCGGTATTAATGATTTCGCGCCAGCGGCCGGGCTGGTTAACCCCGATGCGGTAACCGTAGCGCGGTACGGGCGTGAAATTGCTGACCACCAGCACTTCATTGCCCTGTTCGTCGCGCCGCGCAAAGGCAAACACCGAGTTTTCCCGATCGTCCACCACCAGCCACTCGAATCCCTGCGGCTGAAAATCCAGTTGATACAGCGGCGGCTGCTGGCGGTAACAGTGGTTGAGATCGCGGACCAGTAGCTGAACGCCGCGGTGCCAGCCTTCCGGTTCGTCCAGCAAATGCCAGTCCAGACTGGCGTCGTGATTCCATTCACGCCCCTGGGCAAACTCACAGCCCATAAACAGCAGTTTTTTGCCGGGATAAGCCCACATGAAACCGTAGTAAGCGCGCAGATTGGCGAACTTCTGCCAGACGTCGCCGGGCATACGGTCAAGCAGCGATCGCTTGCCGTGCACCACTTCGTCATGGGAAATCGGCAGGACAAAATTTTCGCTGTAGGCATACAACAAGCCGAATGTCAGCCGATCGTGGTGATATTTGCGGTGAATCGGATCGAGCTGCATGTAAGACAGCGTGTCGTGCATCCAGCCCATATTCCATTTGTAATGGAACCCCAGACCGTCGCAGTCCGGCGGCAGCGTGACCCCCGGATAGTCCGTCGACTCTTCCGCAATGGTCACCGCGCCGGAGTAGGCATGGCCCAGCATCTGGTTGGTGTAACGCAGGAAAGCAATCGCTTCGAGGTTCTCTTTGCCACCGTAGTGGTTCGGCACCCACTCCCCTTCGGTACGGCTGTAGTCGCGGTAAATCATTGACGCCACCGCGTCCACCCGCAACCCGTCAATGCCATAGCGCTCCATCCAGAACAGGGCGTTGCCCGCCAGATAGTTACGTACTTCATGACGTGCGTAGTTGTAAATCAGGGTGTTCCAGTCCTGGTGGTATCCTTCGCGGGGATCGGCGTATTCGTACAGCGCCGTACCGTCGAACCGGGCCAGACCATATTCGTCGCCGGGAAAATGTCCCGGCACCCAATCCAGCAGCACATTGATGCCCGCCTGGTGAAAAGCGTCGACAAACTGCCTGAATTCCAGGGGCGTACCAAAGCGGCGCGTCGGCGCGTAAAGTCCGAGCGGCTGATAGCCCCAACTGCCATCAAAGGGGTGTTCATTGATGGGCATCAGCTCGATATGGGTAAACCCCATCTCTTTAACGTAGGCAATCAGTTGTGCCGCCAGATCCTGATAGCTCAGCCAGAAATTGTTATCCGCATGCCGCCGCCAGGAACCCAGATGCACTTCATAAATGGAAATCGGCGCCTGTAAACCATTCGCCTGACGGCGTACGGCATTAACGGGCACGTTTTCCGGCAACGGGGTAATCAGAGAAGCGGTATCAGGGCGCATTTGCGCTTCGAATGCATAAGGATCGGCTTTCAGGCGGACGTTGCCTTGACGGTCAATCATCTCGTATTTATACAGCAGCCCCTGCGTCACGCCGGGGAGAAACAGCTCCCAGACGCCATTCTCCTTTCTTAAGCGCATGGGATGACGACGCCCGTCCCAGAAATTGAATCCCCCCACCACCGAAACCCGCTGCGCATTGGGCGCCCAAACGGCAAAACGCGTCCCCGCCACCCCATCCAGCGTTTCCAGATGAGCGCCCAAACGCTCATAGGGACGTAAGTGCGTGCCTTCAGCCAGCAGCCAGATATCCAAATCCTGTAACAACGGGCCAAAGCGGTAAGGATCTTCAATCAGCCAGGTTTCTTCCTGCCAGGTGACGCCAAGCTGGTAATGAAAGGTTTTTTTTCTGCGCGGCAACACCCCACAAAAAAATCCGCGCGTATCAATCCGTTCCAATTCAACAATTTTTCGCCCGGTAGCGGCGTCGATGACCCATACCTTTTGAGCATCCGGTAATAACGCCCTGACTTCTATACCTTTAGCGGTTTGATGCATTCCCAACAGTGAAAAAGGATCGGCATAATATCCGGCGATGAGTGCGTTGATTGCATCAGAAAAATCTGGCATGGCATCCATCCTCTGATTAACCATTTGAATTAAATAAATATGTTTTATAAACAGGTCATCGTAATGCTGTTATATTTCACCTCGACAGGAATTAAAAAAACAATAAAAACAGTCAATTGATAAATGAAACGTCATGATGCCATGTGAAAAAAATAATTTACGGTATAAAATAATTCACTTGATAACGACTTATTACTCAGCGTAGCCAAAGAACGATGAAATATCTGAGACGTCACCGAATTTTTCTGTTTATATTTATACAAATAAATTATGCAAATGTGCTTTTAGCATATATTGCACATAATTAATTCGCGTTTGCCGGAAAAGCGATATCGCCAACGTCTTATCTCTCGCGCCATGCTGTAACCTCAACAACACGGCAACCGTAAGCAAGAAAGGTCTAATCCGTTGTGAAGCGGATATTATTAAGAGTGATTTCCTATGGTCAGTCAGATCGATCTGATTCTTTCTTTATTGCAACAGATGTGCGTTTATCTGGTCATCGCTTACCTGTTGAGTAAAACCCCGCTCTTCATCCCTCTGATGCAGGTCACGATCCGCTTGCCCCACAAGCTGGTGTGCTATCTGGTTTTCTCCGTGTTCTGCATCATGGGCACCTATTTCGGCCTGCATATTGACGACTCCATTGCCAATACGCGCGCGACGGGCGCCGTGCTGGGCGGCATGCTGGGCGGCCCCTCAGTCGGCTTTCTGGTAGGATTGACCGGTGGACTTCACCGCTATTCCATGGGCGGCATGACCGCACTGGCCTGTATGCTGTCGACCATTGCCGAAGGGCTGATCGGCGGCCTGCTACACCGTTATCTGACGCAGCGGAATCGCATCGATCTGCTGTTCCAGCCGTTGGTGGTGGGGCTGGCCGCGCTGGTGGCGGAGATCCTGCAAATGGTGATTATCCTGCTGGTTGCCCGTCCGTTTAACAACGCGGTGGAACTGGTGAGAGACATCGCCTTGCCAATGATGATCACCAATACCATCGGTTCCGCCATGTTTATGCGTATTCTGCTCGACAGGCGGGCGATCTTCGAGAAGTACACCTCGGCTTTTTCCGCCAAAGCATTGAAAATCGCCGCGCGCGCCGAAGGCGCTTTACGTCAGGGCTTCAACCAGCAAAACAGCATGCGCGTGGCGCGTATTTTGTATGAAGAGCTGGGGGTAGGGGCCGTCGCCATCACCGACCGCGACAAACTGCTGGCATTCATCGGGCTGGGCGACGATCACCACATCGTCGGCTCGCCGATCACCTCATTGCATACCCATCGGGCCATTGATAACAATCAGGTGGTCTACGCCGATGGCAACGAGGTGTCTTACACCTGTTCCATTTCCTCCGGTTGCAAACTGGGTTCAACGTTGGTTATCCCGCTGCGCGGCGAAGAACAGCGTGTCATCGGCACCGTCAAACTGTATGAACCCAAGAACAAGCTCTTTTCAAGTATGAATCGCACACTGGGAGAAGGGATCGCCCATCTGCTTTCCGCACAGATCCTGGCCGGACGGTTCGAGCAGCAAAAACAGTTGCTGGTGCAGTCGGAAATCAAGTTGCTTCACGCGCAAGTCAACCCGCATTTTTTGTTTAACGCATTGAACACCTTATCGGCGGTGATTCGCCGTAATCCCGACCACGCGCGCAAGTTGGTGCTGTCCCTATCGACTTTTTTTCGCAAAAACCTCAAACGCAGTAATGATGAAGTGTCGCTTAACGACGAGATGGAGCACGTCAACGCTTATCTGGAGATCGAGAAAGCGCGCTTCGCCGACCATCTGACGGTGGAGATATCCCTGCCAGATGAATTGCTGGAAGCCCGTTTACCCGCGTTCTCCCTGCAACCTATCGTCGAGAACGCCATCAAGCACGGCATTTCCCAGATGATTGAGAGTGGTTATATTCATATCAGCGGACGCCTGCTCGCCAATACGCTGGAACTCACGGTGGAAGACAACGCGGGCATGTATCAGCCTCCCGATGGCGGTGACGGGCTCGGTATGAATCTGGTGGATCGGCGCATCAAAGCCCGCTACGGCAACCGCTATGGCATCACGGTGGTTTGCGAAGCCGACAAATTTACCCGTGTCGAGGTACACGTACCGCTGATTTCACCGCGCAACTCGCTGAAAGATATGGGTAAGGCCGCCTAACCGCCGATAGCGCACACGTTGATTCAGCGGGGCTGTGCCGCAGACTTGCTTTCGGGTGGTGGAATGCGCGCGGAGTAAGGGAATTCGTTGATTGTCCGTGGCGCAACCCGTAAGCCGGATTGCGCCTGATTAAAGGCAGTTACAACAGAATGCGCAACATACGGCGCAGCGGTTCAGCCGCTCCCCACAGCAGTTGATCGCCCACCGTGAAGGCGGACAGATATTCCGGCCCCATGTTCAGCTTGCGCAGGCGGCCAACCGGCGTCGACAACGTACCGGTCACGGCGGCTGGCGTCAGTTCACGCATCGTGATCTCACGATCGTTCGGCACCACTTTCACCCAGTCGTTATGGGTTGCCAGCATTTGCTCGATTTCCGGCAGCGCCACGTCTTTTTTCAGTTTGATGGTAAACGCCTGGCTGTGGCAGCGCAGCGCGCCCACGCGCACGCACAGGCCATCAACCGGGATCGCCTGGCTGGTGCCGAGAATTTTGTTGGTTTCCGCCTGACCTTTCCATTCTTCGCGGCTTTGACCGTTATCCAATTGCTTATCTATCCAGGGAATCAGGCTGCCCGCCAACGGTACGCCGAAGTTATCGGTTGGCAACGCGCCGCTGCGCGTCAAGGCCGTCACTTTGCGTTCAATGTCCAGAATGGCTGACGCCGGATCTTGCAGTTCGCCGGCGACTTCGCCATGCAGAATCCCCATCTGCGTCAACAGTTCACGCATATGGCGCGCCCCGCCGCCGGACGCGGCCTGGTAGGTCGCCACCGATACCCAGTCAACCAGATCGTTGGCAAACAGTCCGCCCAGCGACATCAGCATCAGGCTGACGGTGCAGTTACCGCCGACGAACGTCTTGATGCCTTTATCCAGCCCCTGCTTAATCACCGCGCGGTTAACCGGATCAAGAATAATCATGGCCTCATCCTGCATACGCAGTGAGGACGCCGCATCAATCCAGTAGCCCTGCCAGCCACTTTCACGCAGCTTCGGATAGACCTCATTGGTATAATCACCACCCTGGCAGGTAATGATAATATCCAGCGCCCGCAACGCCTCCAGATTGTAAGCGTCCTGCAACACGCCTTGCTGACCCCCCGGCGCCGGTGCGGGTTCGCCGTGCTGGGAAGTGGAAAAGAACGCCGGGCGGATTGCATCAAAATCGCGTTCTTCCATCATGCGCTGCATGAGAACCGAACCGACCATACCGCGCCAGCCAATAAAACCAACATTTTTCATGGTAACTGTCCTGCCTTGGGGGTAACAAAATTTATTCTGGCGATTAACACCGATGCGACTTGAAAGAAGACGGGTGTATTGTAGTAAACACATTTAGCGTCAAGTATTTCCACCATACAAAATGTACATAAAGTCGCAAGTGAATTTATTCGATAGCCCCACGTTTTTTAGCAGTCATTCTAATGTTGTCATCCTTGATGCGGGATGGCAAAGTCACCGTGCGATTTCAGGAAATAGGATTTGAGGAGCAAAAAAACCACAATGACAGAAATGATCTCGGCAACGGTTCTGTTGCTGCTAATAATGGACCCCCTCGGCAATCTGCCTATCTTCATGTCGGTATTGAAGCATTTAGATCCCAAACGCCGACGCGTGGTGCTGATCCGCGAGATGCTCATTGCACTGGGGCTGATGCTGATTTTTCTTTTTGCCGGCGAGCGGATTTTGGCGTTTCTCAACCTGCGCACGGAAACGGTGTCCATCTCTGGCGGTATTGTGTTGTTCCTGATCGCCATTCGCATGATATTCCCCTCAAAGGAGGGAAACAGTAGCGGTCTACCCGCGGGTGAAGAGCCCTTTCTGGTGCCATTGGCGATCCCCCTAGTCGCTGGCCCGTCGATCCTCGCGGCGCTGATGCTATTGTCTCACCAATACCCGAATCAGTTGTCGCACATGACCCTCGCGCTCGGCATCGCCTGGGGCATCACTTTCATTATCCTGTTGATGTCGGATCTGTTTTTACGTCTGCTGGGAGAGAAAGGCGTCAGCGCACTGGAGAAATTGATGGGGTTGATTCTGGTGATGCTCTCAACCCAGATGTTTCTGGACGGAGTACGCGCATATATGAAACTGTGAACCGGGAGCGATTTTCAGCGCCATATCGTGGCGGCCTGAAGGCGGCGGGCAAGAATGCCCGCCTGAATGTCAACGATGATAAACCGGGGCGCGCTTATACCGGCGGCAAATCAAACAGCAAGATCTCGCTCTCTTTGCCGGCATGAACCATAAACGTTTCTTCGTCCAAAATCGCGAACGCGTCACTGGTTTCCGCCTTGCGGCCATTGATTTCCACGCTGCCGCGCACCACCTGAATCCAGACGCGACGTTCCGCCTGGACCTGATAGATGGATTGCTCCTGGGATTGCAAGGCCCAACGCCATAATGTCATATCCTGAAAGATTTTCAGCGATCCATCACCGGCATCCGGCGACAGCACCCGTTGACGCCCCTGAGACACGTCAAAGCGTTTCTGATCGTAGCGCGGCGGCAACCCGTTTTTTTCAGGGATAATCCAGATCTGATACAGATGCAGTAGTTCATCGCGGCTGGCATTGTACTCCGAGTGACGGATACCGGTGCCCGCGCTCATGATCTGGAACTCGCCCGCCTGAACCTGCGCTTTATTACCCATGCTATCCTGATGTTCCACTGTACCGGAGAGAACGTACGTCAGAATTTCCATATCTTTGTGCGGATGCGTGCCGAAACCCTGCCCGCCTTCAATACGGTCTTCATTAATGACGCGCAGCGCCGAAAATCCCATAAATTGACGATCGTAATAATCGGCAAATGAAAAGGTGTGCCAGCTATCCAGCCAACCGTGGTTTGCATGCCCGCGATCTTGCGCTTTACGTAAAGAGATCATGTCAGTGACTCCCGCATTTTGTTAAGTAAAGTCTAACGGGCGGCACAGAATAAGATAGCGTAAAAAATTTAATGCGCGGTTCAAAAAATCAGAACAGGATAGCGACAAAAGATGACCGCAGAGGAGAACAAACCGCGGGCAAAAAAAAGCCAGCACCCGAGCTGGCTAAATAAATACTGGAAGCAATGTGAGCAATGTCGTGCCTTCACAGCAAAACCGGAAGTTGTTACGTGCACATCGCGCAGAGAGACACCGTCTATACAAACGTCATCTCTGCATGAAATAGCACAAAACAGAGCGACAGGTTTTCCTGGAACGCATGACAATAATAATCATTATCATTCGCGTCTGTAAAGTGTTTTTTCGCTGACTGCCAGACCAGGCTCATGTCATCCCTGATCCCACACCCGGCCCATATCGAGGCGTCAGCAACAAGCAATGCAACCCACGTAATGCGCAATCTTCGCAAATGCTATCTTGTCAGCATTTTTCCTAGAGGGAGAAAGCGTATTGACGATGCCTCTATGCCAGTCGTCATACACCAGCATAATGACTAGACGATTCTCACCGGAACTGAACTGCCTCTCGGCAGCGTGACGATCAGCGCGGTAGCATATTCCGAACTCATCGCGGAAGAGGAATCATTGTAAACCCTTCCCCCCTCTCGCATAAAATCGCCCAGGCTCATTTCAACCGTAACGTTCTGCCTGCCGCTGGCATACAGCGAGACAGTACCTCTGGCTTGCGGGCCCACCATCACATTTAAGGAGGGTGTTCCAAGATCACTTGCCCGCATTTCTACCGGGAAGTGAGGCGTCGCACCTCTGATCAGTCCCAGGTAGGGATTAGGCCGCACTCTCTCATGGTTGGATATACTGGCGATGGAATTCGGGTTACCTTTCAGTTGATTGTTAGAAATAAAACGTCTTTCTGTTGAACGGTAGAGCAATGTATTCTCATTCAGACCCATTGAACGTACGGGATCGTACGCGTTGAGAAATTCCTCTCTCTCTTCATAAGGTAAATCATACACAGAGTTTATGGTTTGCCCGCCTCTGGTATGAACATTTGTTGAACTGGAAGCGTGCTCAGCCGCTCCAGGAGAACCTGGAGAACCGGGACCTGCGCTCCTTGTAATACAAAAATTTCCCATAATATATTCTCTCGCTAATGAATGTTTTATTAACTTCTCCGGTCGTAATTCAAGTTGCATGTGCATTGGCTGCACTGAGTCACCCGAATCACTTAGGGTATAATATTTAATAAAATAAATATCAGGTGTAATTATTCTCCCAATTCAGGCCGACGTTATTATTCAACCAACGTTGCAACACCGTCGCCTTATCAACTAAAATTTCAAAAAGCGAAAAAACATCGGAAGAATCCAGCCCAGATAATGGCTGACGGGTATGAAGGGAAAGTTGCTTTTTTTCACGATGCAGGCCAACAACATATATCGGGTGCTGTAAGCTGAATCTATTAATATCCAGCAATTCAGCAAGTTTTGTATTATCCAATCGTTGGATATCCAGATCCAGAAAGCCCACCATATGAAGATAATTATTTTTATCCGAAAGAATATTTATTTTGATTCCATTACCCAGCTCAAATGCGTAAATATTATCTTCATCAGAATGGCTATAATCGTTATCTATCTT
This is a stretch of genomic DNA from Brenneria rubrifaciens. It encodes these proteins:
- a CDS encoding AvrPphF family type III effector, with the translated sequence MQLELRPEKLIKHSLAREYIMGNFCITRSAGPGSPGSPGAAEHASSSTNVHTRGGQTINSVYDLPYEEREEFLNAYDPVRSMGLNENTLLYRSTERRFISNNQLKGNPNSIASISNHERVRPNPYLGLIRGATPHFPVEMRASDLGTPSLNVMVGPQARGTVSLYASGRQNVTVEMSLGDFMREGGRVYNDSSSAMSSEYATALIVTLPRGSSVPVRIV
- a CDS encoding YhgN family NAAT transporter, with product MTEMISATVLLLLIMDPLGNLPIFMSVLKHLDPKRRRVVLIREMLIALGLMLIFLFAGERILAFLNLRTETVSISGGIVLFLIAIRMIFPSKEGNSSGLPAGEEPFLVPLAIPLVAGPSILAALMLLSHQYPNQLSHMTLALGIAWGITFIILLMSDLFLRLLGEKGVSALEKLMGLILVMLSTQMFLDGVRAYMKL
- a CDS encoding sensor histidine kinase produces the protein MVSQIDLILSLLQQMCVYLVIAYLLSKTPLFIPLMQVTIRLPHKLVCYLVFSVFCIMGTYFGLHIDDSIANTRATGAVLGGMLGGPSVGFLVGLTGGLHRYSMGGMTALACMLSTIAEGLIGGLLHRYLTQRNRIDLLFQPLVVGLAALVAEILQMVIILLVARPFNNAVELVRDIALPMMITNTIGSAMFMRILLDRRAIFEKYTSAFSAKALKIAARAEGALRQGFNQQNSMRVARILYEELGVGAVAITDRDKLLAFIGLGDDHHIVGSPITSLHTHRAIDNNQVVYADGNEVSYTCSISSGCKLGSTLVIPLRGEEQRVIGTVKLYEPKNKLFSSMNRTLGEGIAHLLSAQILAGRFEQQKQLLVQSEIKLLHAQVNPHFLFNALNTLSAVIRRNPDHARKLVLSLSTFFRKNLKRSNDEVSLNDEMEHVNAYLEIEKARFADHLTVEISLPDELLEARLPAFSLQPIVENAIKHGISQMIESGYIHISGRLLANTLELTVEDNAGMYQPPDGGDGLGMNLVDRRIKARYGNRYGITVVCEADKFTRVEVHVPLISPRNSLKDMGKAA
- a CDS encoding CesT family type III secretion system chaperone, with the translated sequence MSAGRMFNVLIAQLLDQYKIDNDYSHSDEDNIYAFELGNGIKINILSDKNNYLHMVGFLDLDIQRLDNTKLAELLDINRFSLQHPIYVVGLHREKKQLSLHTRQPLSGLDSSDVFSLFEILVDKATVLQRWLNNNVGLNWENNYT
- the glgB gene encoding 1,4-alpha-glucan branching enzyme; protein product: MDAMPDFSDAINALIAGYYADPFSLLGMHQTAKGIEVRALLPDAQKVWVIDAATGRKIVELERIDTRGFFCGVLPRRKKTFHYQLGVTWQEETWLIEDPYRFGPLLQDLDIWLLAEGTHLRPYERLGAHLETLDGVAGTRFAVWAPNAQRVSVVGGFNFWDGRRHPMRLRKENGVWELFLPGVTQGLLYKYEMIDRQGNVRLKADPYAFEAQMRPDTASLITPLPENVPVNAVRRQANGLQAPISIYEVHLGSWRRHADNNFWLSYQDLAAQLIAYVKEMGFTHIELMPINEHPFDGSWGYQPLGLYAPTRRFGTPLEFRQFVDAFHQAGINVLLDWVPGHFPGDEYGLARFDGTALYEYADPREGYHQDWNTLIYNYARHEVRNYLAGNALFWMERYGIDGLRVDAVASMIYRDYSRTEGEWVPNHYGGKENLEAIAFLRYTNQMLGHAYSGAVTIAEESTDYPGVTLPPDCDGLGFHYKWNMGWMHDTLSYMQLDPIHRKYHHDRLTFGLLYAYSENFVLPISHDEVVHGKRSLLDRMPGDVWQKFANLRAYYGFMWAYPGKKLLFMGCEFAQGREWNHDASLDWHLLDEPEGWHRGVQLLVRDLNHCYRQQPPLYQLDFQPQGFEWLVVDDRENSVFAFARRDEQGNEVLVVSNFTPVPRYGYRIGVNQPGRWREIINTDSGYYRGTNLGNEGLVESEHIGSHQRPQSLSLTLPPLATLYLVKEA
- a CDS encoding pirin family protein produces the protein MISLRKAQDRGHANHGWLDSWHTFSFADYYDRQFMGFSALRVINEDRIEGGQGFGTHPHKDMEILTYVLSGTVEHQDSMGNKAQVQAGEFQIMSAGTGIRHSEYNASRDELLHLYQIWIIPEKNGLPPRYDQKRFDVSQGRQRVLSPDAGDGSLKIFQDMTLWRWALQSQEQSIYQVQAERRVWIQVVRGSVEINGRKAETSDAFAILDEETFMVHAGKESEILLFDLPPV
- the glgX gene encoding glycogen debranching protein GlgX; the encoded protein is MTVLQAGRPAPLGSSYDGEGVNFALFSADAERVELCLFDERQQEQRLELTHRSGDIWHGFLPGAKPGLRYGFRVSGPFEPAAGLRFNPHKLLLDPCARLLDGWVADNDCLHGGLDRRDERDSAGVMAKCVVIAEDYDWQDDRYPQTPWSQTVIYEAHVRGLTQLHPDIPEAMRGSYAALGHPVMIDYLKTLGVTALELLPVQQHADEPRLQQRGLRNYWGYNVLLPFAVDNSLAAGDDALNEFRDTVKALHNAGIEVILDVVFNHSAELDAAGPTLSLRGIDNRSYYWLTEQGEYHNWTGCGNALRLNHPAVAAWVMACLCFWREACHVDGFRFDLATVLGRTPDFNASAPLLIAIKNDGRLQGCKLIAEPWDIGNGGYQLGRFPAPFAEWSDRYRDDMRRFWLHGDVCLGDFARRFAASSDIFRHHERLPYASINKLTAHDGFTLRDLVCFNHKHNDANGEGNRDGTDSNFSNNHGTEGLDADEETQRRRQASQRALLTTLLLSQGTPMLLAGDEQGHSQQGNNNAYCQDNELTWLHWDNVDQALLRFTAGLIHLRRTLPALQQEGWWQEGDNVVQWLDINGQPLTPQQWEQGERQLQILLSERWLLVINASAHQGHFTLPTGQWTVSPPFDEKDHRINNGVWQGNAQAVCILTK
- the asd gene encoding aspartate-semialdehyde dehydrogenase, with the translated sequence MKNVGFIGWRGMVGSVLMQRMMEERDFDAIRPAFFSTSQHGEPAPAPGGQQGVLQDAYNLEALRALDIIITCQGGDYTNEVYPKLRESGWQGYWIDAASSLRMQDEAMIILDPVNRAVIKQGLDKGIKTFVGGNCTVSLMLMSLGGLFANDLVDWVSVATYQAASGGGARHMRELLTQMGILHGEVAGELQDPASAILDIERKVTALTRSGALPTDNFGVPLAGSLIPWIDKQLDNGQSREEWKGQAETNKILGTSQAIPVDGLCVRVGALRCHSQAFTIKLKKDVALPEIEQMLATHNDWVKVVPNDREITMRELTPAAVTGTLSTPVGRLRKLNMGPEYLSAFTVGDQLLWGAAEPLRRMLRILL